The Syngnathus acus chromosome 12, fSynAcu1.2, whole genome shotgun sequence genome contains the following window.
AGATTGTTGCAATTTGCACTCTTGGCGCAGATCCGTCGGCGCCGAGTACCTTTGAAGGCCGACTGAAGCACGGGGGCGGGCTTGGGGGCCAGAAGGATGCGACGAGCGTACTTGTTGAGGGCGCCGCTCTTGTCGCCGGGCACGATCAGCTGCCGTATGAAGCGAGTGCGATCCCGGATGTCGTAGTTCTGGTCGTACTTGCCCAGGTTGAGGATGTACTGGGTCAGCAGCTTGGTCTGGACCAGAcggtagtttaaaaaaaaaaaaaaaaaaggttcaaaaATGAACTCGTCATGGGATCGGGGGAGTCCTCGCACCTGCTTGGAGTTGGTGAGGTAGAGCTTGGCCGCCAGGTTGACGGCCTGCAGCTTGACGATGTCCTCCTCCGCCGTGAAGCTCTTTGCAATCTTGCGCAGCACGTCGGGCGCGATCTTGGGCACGCGCTCGCAGTACTCGCCCATGAGCCACAGGATGCTGGCGCGAGCCATGGGCACCTGCGGGAGCCCAACGGGAGGCTCGCTCGGTCGGCTCGATGCCTGGGATAATATCGGCGGGGATCTTACGGTGATTTTGTCAAAGAGCTTGGCCATGTGCTTGATGATGTCGCCGTGCTGGGCGGGCTGGGTCAGCAGCAACTTCCGGATGACCACCACGCTCTCGGCCACCACGCCCTCTGCGCACGCAAGATGACAACACGGGTAGAAAATTTGGAGGTGGCCTTTTATTCTTCTTATCAGGTGCAGCTCAGCCGTACCATCCCTGTtggacagcagcagcaccagcccGTTGAGGCAGGTGTCGGTCACCTCGCTGATGTTGGTGGCGCACCTCCCGATGGCCTGGATGGTGGCCGCCGCAAAGGCTTTGTCCTGACTCTTCACGTACGTCTGCCGGACGAGCAAAGTCAAGGCCGGCCTCGGTCGCTCCCGCGTGCggaaaagaaagcaaaccTGAAACTCTCTCAGGATGGTGGAGATGTTAGCCTCGTTCGCCAGGTTGGTCAGGATCTCCaactgcaaacaaaacaaaaaggacgTGAATTTATtcttatcatttttttaataaagccATTTAGCGTTAGCGATGTTGCTCACACCTTGAGTGTTTTGATGTGCGTGTTGTCAGTGGAGCGGACGTAGAAGCTCTTCATGAAGggctcaaacatcccctgggtggattgaaaacaaaaatcggaAATTAAAAGCAGCAAGGcggctggccggctggctggctggctggctggctggcgttTGAGCGGCACTCGCCTTCCTCTGAATGGACATGGTGGCGATGTTCTGGAGAACCACATACTGGACCTCCCTGCGGCACACGACAGATGGCGGttggccgtgtgtgtgtggggggggtgaggCTCAAAGTCTTACCTGTGGCTCCTCAGCAGGCGCACCAGCGACTTGGTCACCACgctgacttcctgtttgggCGCCAGGTGCCAGTAAAGCTGCGCCACCGCCATCACCACCTTCAAGCACATTTGCGCAactcatgtttgtttgttgcaaaaaaaaaaaaactagaggTGCAGCTTCCTaagaaaaaattgaaaaataaaagaaacgaGCGATGCTGCACTTTCCCGACAAGCGCAAGTTTGCAATGTTTGAAGATGTGATGTTGAGCAAAGGACTCGTTTTTCCAGACGCGACACGTGTGCGGAAAGGCGTCAATGAAGATGGAGAACGGCGCTGCGGTTTTGTCACTGTCggggaaggaaaaagaaaaaaactgccGCGCGTGTCCCATTTTTAATGATTGGGAAGCGGCGAGGAGACCTTGAGcttgcgccgccgccgcgtgaTGGAGAAGCGCTCGGCGGGTGCGGCCATCTTGTGACAGCGAGCAGCCCGTCTACGCCTTTTGGCGTTTCCACAAAATGGCAGGCAGAAATACATCAGCGCTGACAAGCGGCGGGGACTCGGAGGCAGCGCCATTTTCAAGCTAGCAAACGTCcattggaaacaaaacaatatctgCCTTTGCCGTTTCCCTTTTCCAACACGCATGGAGCGGGCGCCAACTCACCGCCGTGTTCCGACTCTGCAGCAGCGGCTTGGTGTTGCGGAGCAGCAGCCGGTGGTCCGGGTCCATCGCGTAAGCTTTCGcctccgcttcctcttttttcCCTTCCGGCTCCGAGTCGTAGAAGGTCTTGTCGTCGTTTTCCACAAACACGGCCCCCTGGGGGCGACGGCGAGTCATTCAAAGCAACGCGAGCGCCGATGCGGGAGGTCAAAACGGCcggcgctggctggctggcccaCCTCCCGCCAGGGGCTGGCGAACTGCGTGCGGGCGTAGCGCGTCAGCATGGAGATGATGACCACCTGGCCCCACTCCTCCACGTCCACCAGCAGGTTGCACAGCTTGCGGTAGTTCTTGTGGATCAGGTCGATGCGATCCGGGCACACCTCCTCGAAGGCCATCACCACGCTGCCCGCCACCAGCTGCTCGGCCACCACCCAACGAAGAAATGTACATTTCAttatgagaggaaaaaaatggcagcccTTAAAAGTTTCAATGGAGTCATTTTCACCAGTGCGAGAAGTAAAGCATCAATTGCGGCCGGCTTTGCCACAAATCAAAGCAATTTCAGGTGCAATTCCCCGAGAAGCAAAAcaagtcttttgttttttactcgGTTTGAGTTTGAAGGGCGACCagaaaaacaattccaaaaaGATTAGCTACAGCTAAGCTAagaggatgattttttttttattaataattgTTTCCTTGAATGTGTTTTGCAAAGAATTCTAATTAGGCTGACGGGAAGGCGGGCAGGGCTGCGTCATCACGTCAAACAACactgcagactttttttttttttgatggatGGTGCGTGGCGGGGTCGGACGATCCTTCCCTCCTCCTTAAATGAATGTTTGTCCCACCTACAGTAGCTCCTAAtcactccccccctcccatccttTGCTTTCAATTTGCCGGCGTAGGACGGATCCATCATTTATCTTGTAATGGCGACATAATAGATCCATCACATTAAAACAGCTGCGCAAACTCCGCCGTCATCACGACGTCCCATTTTGTCTGGGAAACGACCCTGCCCCTCCCCGCCCCTCCCCGCCCCGCCATTTcaacaagcaagcaggcaaATGTCAGACGGCAACAGCGACTCGGAAAGCGTGTTCCGCCGAGTCTGCCGAGGTCCCTTGGAAAGTACGACGACAACTTTCAGCTCTCGTGCGATTCACGCTGCATGTTGCGTTTCGACAAACAAAGTGACAAAGTCGCTCGACAAAGGCACTTGTGACGTTTATTAAATATTCATCGGGGGGTTTGGCCATCAATCAGCAGCGCCCACCCTCCCACCCCGCCTCACGTGCGCGCAGAGAAGTCATCTGTCTTCGTTAGCGGGCCGCAGCTAAATATGCTCCGCATCTGCTCTCCGGCTGGCCGTCCCACGCCAGCGCTTGGCCTAAGCCGCTTTATTTGTTGGGATGGTATGCTGGGAATACGTAACGGCGCCGCGCTGTGCGTGGGCCGTCGTTCAATCAGACGTCCGACGAgaaacatttggatttttgaaATTTGACACCAGTGTAAGGCTCCAAGACGACAGACGACGTGTTGACTTAAGCGGCCGctaacaaagacaaacaaggatgggggggggggggcaaaaagcTTGACTGTGGCGCCCTCCGGTGGCCCGCACTCACCGTGCTCTTGTCCTTCAGGAGCTTCTCGATCACTTGGATCAGGTGCTCCTTCTGCTCGGGATCCAGGCTGAGGAGTGGAAAAGATGAGAAAGGAAAAGACGAGAATATCTTGGCGGCGTGGGCGGGTACCTGTAAAGCTTCTGGATGGCGTGGGCAGAAGTCTTCCTGACGTAAGGCGACAGGTCGGCCGCCGCCTCCTTGATGGCCAGCATCACGATGGGGACGATGATGGAGACGCGGATGCTGGACAGGACCCTCAGCGCGCTGGCTCGAATCAGCTGGTTTGGGTCCTGTTGCACAATTTGACACATACTGAGTGGAAAAACATGCCACATGCTGATGAGTAAAGAGACAAAAGACCTTGAGGGCCCGCTGGAAGGTGCTGATGGAGAGCAAGGCCAGGTCCTGCTGCTCCTCGGCGTATCTCACCAAGTACACGTACACCAGCTTCTTCAGCTGAGTAACGAAAAGAAGAAAGCACTCGGAAACCGAAGCCCTTCCCGCGTTCCGAGCTGACGAGGTGGGAAAGggacgcggcggcggcggcggcaacggCGGCGGCTGTACCTCGATGTTCTTACTGGCCACGTTCTTCACCACGGCGGGAAACAGCTCCGAGGCGTTTTTTCCTTTGGCGATCAGCTGCGGAGAAAACGGAGCGTCTGCTGAGCTTCCCGAGAAGTTGAACGTTGGTAGGTGGGACGGCATTTTTGCGGGCCGCGCACGTAATCCACGTCGCAACTCACCCCGACGACCCGCTTCATGGCCTCCAGTTTTTGCGACTCCTTGTTGCTCTCCAGCATTTCTTTGAGGTCTTCGTTCCTGAAAACAAGATGACACAAGATGACGTGTGCAAGGGCCGAcgtgggaaagaaaaaacaaaagtaggtGGCATTCATCACTCACTCATTCCTGCGCTAACGCTAAGACCGGGGCAGCATTGTGAGCCACAACACAGAGGCGTGTTGTGCTCAACATGATTGGCTGACTGCACAAACGCCACCGTCGCACTTTTCACCAACGGCACATTTGCAATCGGCGCACACAAAGCGCAAATAGAAAGTGGCCATTTGGGCTGAAATCAATGAAGCGGCTTCGTAAATGCTTGAGAAGTCCAGACTAGACACCTCGGGACGTCCTCGGGGGCGGCCCGTCGTACCTGTCAGCGGGCGACTTGTTGGCGGAGAGCGTCAGGGTGCGTTCTTCCTGGCTCAGATGGGCCTTCAAGGAGAGCTGCAGGTGCTCGGCCGACACGGCGGCCGACCTGACGGCCACGGCCGCCTCCGAGCGGAAGCTCAACAAACGCGCGTCCATGGCGAGAAGCTCggcaaaacaaatcacaagAGCCGCTCGCACCGTGTCCTTCTTCTGCCGCAGGTCTAGCGGGGAAAAATCGGCCGCCGCTATGTCTTGTCTGCTCTGGAGGCTCCGCTACTTCTTTGCCCAGACACCTCACAGTCTGTTTGGCAAACCCGAACAACGAGAAGAACGTACTGCCAACGGCCACGTGACCTCCTCGACTTTGCCTCCTGAATTGATGCATTGTGTCTCCATAGACATCTCACTGGGCTCACTCTAGTCAACAATCATTTGTTTTAGCATTTTAGccatgtctgtgtatgttcttctgtgggtttttagcttgtattttttattctatttatttttcatttcatgcactgatcggttggcactttttaaatttcgttgtacatgtgtgacaatgacaataaagatctattctattctattctatctgGAAAAACATCTCCGAAACGTCTCTCTCGGCTTTCTTTTCAAGTCTGATAGCCAGAAGGCACGGAAAATGATTGCATCTCCATCATTCCACATTGGTGGAGAACATCCTAAAAATCTGAGTCCAAAAATTGTCTTAGCATTTCAAGcatctgaaaacaaaatgctctTTTAGAATGTCAGGTAtcctaaaaacaacaaagatccTTTTCTTAAGGTCCTAGTTATTGACGAGAAAAGTAAATACTTGGAGTTTCAACTCTGGCGAACACACGTCGTTGGTCTTAGTGtttgcaaaaatgtcaacGTGTGTTCTTGTGAGTTGTTTGCAGAACCGTGTGACATTCCACGCTGCCACGCAACTGCAGTCGGACACAATCCCGAGAAGCTCCGCTGAGGTGGAcgactaaaaacaaaacactgccCTCTGGCGGACACTGGCTGACATGACGCCTCAAAGTGTGCCTCTTTAAATATGGAACGTTCGGCACGGTCCACTTTTGCAAactttattgagccaaggcTAGACTTGacgtgagggggggggagaaataGTGCCTATGGATTATTTTAAGACCGATGCCGATTCTGATATTCGGCGGAATCAAATTCCAATAACCGATGATTAATCCCccaagataaataaaacaaaaacaaactttaaTAAACCGTTTTAAAGACATGTCAATATCAATGAAAGCTTTGTTTTTAGATTTGCATACCTTTTTACTTGTTTTGTGATCCACTGGAACCCCGAAGTAGTATTTCGAAAAgtacgtttaaaaaaaaaaaaaaaaaagttgaaatcgCTCAACATTCTGATATGGTCTCAGCGTATCGCGGCTTTGAGCAGAAAGTCGGGGTGAACCGTGCTTCCCGCGGTAAACGGAGGTAGGCGCAATGGGACACTTTGACCCAACTTTGGCAGCTGACTGCCATTGGCCATCACTTGAGTTGGAGCTAGCTGCAACAGTTAGCCTCCGCCGAAAGCACGTCGACGTGGCATACGCATCTCCTCGGCTCTACCCAAAGTAGGGATGAAAGAAAACGAATAAAGTTGCCTTACTTTTTAAAGTCGGCGCTGAAGAGCCCGAAGGCGGCCCCGGGGACGCTGCTCTCCTGGCCAGCCTCCACCGCAGCCTCCGCTCCTCCACCTTGGTCGTTGTACAAAGCTGTCGTCGACATCTTCCAAGCTTTGTTCCCCCAcgcaaaaaaaccaaacaacaactttCCACGCAGTATCGTCAGTACGTCGGCGTGGCGTCTGTTGCGGAACTTGAAAGGGAAGCGGCGGACAAACTTCTCGAGATTTTCCTCCAACTTCTTTTTTAAGATTCACTACCGGAAGTCCGCAGCGAGCGTCATATGACAGGTTTAGCGAGTGCGGAACGTAGATCTGTGGCAACCAGAGGTCATCTCCCATTGGCTTATGCCGCGGGAGGCGCTCTCCTATTATATTTCTATGCTCCGCGTGCTGGACCGGGTCAGAAGACTGCATGTGACATCTTCACTCGGGAAGACtagtttcttcttcttcttcttagaATTAAGAACCGTTTCATGATTTATTGTAGCCTTTCTTCGAACACCAAAAGTTCGAGCAATTCAAGTATTGGATCTCTAAACTTAACCTTGGTTAGAACCTGGAATTTTACTTGCAATCATATATTGTAAGTATATGCCCCACTACTTAAACACGGCATTCTGATTATGACCGAGTTTGTcgaataaaaatgaatccgATGAATCCATCcctttagatcaggggtgcccaaattgGGTTCTGCACTGGCGCCCCCTGCTGTCAACTGAAATTAACCTCTGTTTGTCGTAGCGGAAATGAGTCGCCGCGCAAGCGCAAAGGCATCACTCCACTGTCAACATGGCGCTAGCAAAGTCCGTGTACAATCTGCTCTTCAGGAGAACGTCCACTTTCGCCGTAACCATCATGGTCGGCGCTGTCTTCTTCGAGCGAATATTTGACCAAGGCGGAGACGCGATCTTTGAGCAAATGAATCGCGGGGTAAGATGCTTTACCCGTGCGGAATTTGTGCTTTTATCCTGACCTTGCATGCAGTCAGAGGGCGAAGAGCTGCTAGGCGTTAGCTAGGCTAGCATCGCCTGTGCTGTCCAATTGAACCTAATTATTCgtcacattttgtgttttatgttaGAAACTATGGAAACACATCCAACACAACTACGAGAGCAAGGAGGAATAATGGGGACACCGGTTTGCAGAGGCTGAAGGTGACATCATCCTGCCTGCTTGGACTTCACTCACTTATCCACCACCGAACTAAATAACAAACATGGACCGATGTGCTTTACATTGGGCCCAAAGTTTGAGCAGACCACCGCCAAGATAGAGCAGTGGACCCCCGCCACTTCATTCTCCCCACTCCTGTCATTTGTGCTGCGATTATTGTCATCGCCCCATATTGTAAATGATTAAACATGTTGCTGTCAAGGGATTGTGCTACCGTTGTTTccttgcattattattattattatcattattattattcatctcAGTCTTTTCCTACCCGCGTAGAGCCAAGACACATTAAAAATTGTCACTGCCCATCAAAAAATGTCACGAAGCGGAAATAGTCAACCTTTTGTCTCAGCTTACTCACAAATGCACTTATTGTGAAATGTTTAAGTAGACACAGCGATGACTTTGGTGGCTGAATGTTTATccaactatttttttaaaaaagcgcCTTATAATTCCGATTTCGCCCATGGCACCGATGTGCCGTTCCTAAAACGCACGCTTGTCCTTTTTCAAATTACGAAGCAGCTCCAGTCCAAAAGGTGGCGATAAGTAATTCACTCACATAAACCATCGGAATCAACTGCCGTTCGAGGAAGAAAAGACCGCATCCGACGTCATCTTTGTGCGACACGTCAACTCGCAGCGAAGTGACATCCAAAAGTTGCCCACGCAAAGCACATCACGTTTCTGAGCGGACGTCGAAAATATTCGGTCGCCGCTTTGCTGATTTGACTCGAGGGAGTTGCAAGGACTCGGAGTTGCGCTAAAATCCAAACCACGATCAACTGTTGGCATCCAGAGAAGGGAACCGCGGCAGCATGAATGAACAAGGTAAGCCAAGAACTGAGAGGGACGCTGGAGTCTTGTGTGGGTGCTGGATACAACGTACGTGTGTATGGCGTCTCGTGCGTGCcttgtcattttgtgtttgtttggtcATTTTCTGCTGTCATTTTGCACGTGTCAGTTGGTGTTTTGGTTTGGGCGGAatgtgagcgagcgagcgcgcgCGCAGAAAACTCTCCAAGCGCCCTCCTCCAAATTCAGATGTTATTTACTGCATGTGATGCTCTTCTTTTTACAAGCTAGAGAAAGGGCAATACCATGCAGTACTTGGTAGAAAGGAAATCATTTTGAATACGTGCCATTTGCCTCCCCTATTTTATCGTGTGCATTTGTTGCGCAGAGCTGTTGGAGTACTTTCGCAGCCAGCTGAGGCAGGACCCCGACGTGGCTTCGGCCGTGGCCGCCATCCGCACGCTGCTGGAGTTTCTCAAGCGAGATGAAGGCAAGGCGAGGCGAGCTCACCTGGGTGCTTGTGCTCTTGCTGCCGTTATTACTGACGACCTTGTGaccttcaggcgagacccttcaggGCCTGAGGGAGAACTTGACGTGGGCCACCGACCGCCTGACCAGCGTGGACTCGTCGGTGGCCGTGTCGTCGGGCGGCGAGCTCTTCCTGCGCTTCATCAGTCTCACGTCGCTCGAGCACAAGGTGGGACGCCGAGCAACACGCACACCCAAAGCGTGGGTATGAACCGGCGTTGTTTTgctgtcgccatggcaacgttCGGCAGGAATTGTCGCGCTGCAAGAAAGTGATGGAGGAGCGCGGGCAGCTGTTTGTGGACAAGATCTCCATGTCTAGGGGCAAAGTGGCCAAGCTGTGTCACACCTTCATCAAGGACGGAGCCGTAAGTGTCGACAAAAGCGAGCAAAGGAGCAAACATTGGTGGATCTACGACGTGTGACCCACCTGTCTATTGCGGGACAGAAAATCCTGACGCACTCATACTCGCGGGTAGTCCTCAAGGTGCTGGAGAAGGCGGCGGCCGAGAAGAAACGTTTCTCCGTCTTTGTCACAGAGTCGCAGCCCGACGGCGCCGGGTGAGTTGCCGTTGCCGCTGCCGCCACCCATCCTGGcactttttcttctcatcCTCACTGTTGTAAAAAAAGGCGACTGATGGCCAAGCACCTGAGCAAACTCAACGTTCCCGTCACCATCATCCTGGACGCTGCCGTGGGGTGAGAAAAAagcctttgtgttgttttgtcagGGAAGCCTTTCTACTTTTCTGTCTCCTGCATTAGGTACATCTTGGAGAAGGTGGATCAAGTCATTGTAGGTGCTGAAGGCGTGGTGGAGAGCGGCGGCATCATCAACAAGGTTTGCCACCCACCTTGCGTCTTGACTTCCTTCCATCTCCTTACGTgaacccccccgcccccccaacTGCAGATCGGCACCTACCAGATGGCGGCGTGCGCCAAAGCCCACAACAAAGCCTTCTACGTGGTGGCCGAGAGCTTCAAGTTTGTGCGCCTCTACCCGCTCAACCAGCAGGACGTGCCTGACCAGTTCAAGGTGAGATGACCCGGGAACACTGTGGAAAAGGACTCTTTTTATTGTGGCCCGCAAAATGTGCCCATGCCCCcgcctgcgtgtgtgttttgtcagtACAAGGCGGACACGTTGAAAAGTAGCTCCAACCTATCGGAGGAGCACCCCCTGGTGGACTACACGCCACCCTCCCTCATCACGCTGCTCTTCACCGACCTGGGCGTGCTCACGCCTTCGGCCGTCAGCGACGAGCTCATCAAGCTCTATTTATGAAACgtcaataaaaagaaatgtctttAATGTTCCGCCCCACCGGTGAGCTGTCGTTCAAAGTCGTCCTC
Protein-coding sequences here:
- the ap3b1a gene encoding AP-3 complex subunit beta-1 isoform X1 — encoded protein: MDARLLSFRSEAAVAVRSAAVSAEHLQLSLKAHLSQEERTLTLSANKSPADRNEDLKEMLESNKESQKLEAMKRVVGLIAKGKNASELFPAVVKNVASKNIELKKLVYVYLVRYAEEQQDLALLSISTFQRALKDPNQLIRASALRVLSSIRVSIIVPIVMLAIKEAAADLSPYVRKTSAHAIQKLYSLDPEQKEHLIQVIEKLLKDKSTLVAGSVVMAFEEVCPDRIDLIHKNYRKLCNLLVDVEEWGQVVIISMLTRYARTQFASPWREGAVFVENDDKTFYDSEPEGKKEEAEAKAYAMDPDHRLLLRNTKPLLQSRNTAVVMAVAQLYWHLAPKQEVSVVTKSLVRLLRSHREVQYVVLQNIATMSIQRKGMFEPFMKSFYVRSTDNTHIKTLKLEILTNLANEANISTILREFQTYVKSQDKAFAAATIQAIGRCATNISEVTDTCLNGLVLLLSNRDEGVVAESVVVIRKLLLTQPAQHGDIIKHMAKLFDKITVPMARASILWLMGEYCERVPKIAPDVLRKIAKSFTAEEDIVKLQAVNLAAKLYLTNSKQTKLLTQYILNLGKYDQNYDIRDRTRFIRQLIVPGDKSGALNKYARRILLAPKPAPVLQSAFKGTRRRRICAKSANCNNLRRLADRDRFQLGTLSHSLNSKAAGYQELSDWPAVAPDQSVRNVEVLEPVNEWAPPVGKAKPPKSDDKFYSDEDEQDEASESSSDDSGSSGSSGSSEASESASDKEDESSDESDKSSADSGKSSGESEKSSDGSERRKKSAAKKKTGKAQVEKCHAADSDSEQSGEQTSGSSTRSSSSESGSDSDELSAAKQQMNEVESKAKVQKTAEKEVSLLDLHDFFPAPANTSESSGLSSNLLADLEGLSLSAVSSSSTTTPVTSRSFVPVQSYDLLHHMSGKGLSAKYHFPRRPCLYGSGTVAVQVTLSNCCERPLEEIHVGERGPAGLQIHSFNTIERLDPEASVTVSMGIDFNDSTQAANFQLCTKEERFAVFIQPAVGELLTPCGLSETDFCKEQSQLRGMNETSATVAVATNDMSGQGVARRVLSVANVGAVASSESHLHRFAARTVSSGVLVLVLLDLKEEPGGGAKLTVNTEKSVMASMLLRDLKRALSQA
- the ap3b1a gene encoding AP-3 complex subunit beta-1 isoform X3, with translation MSTTALYNDQGGGAEAAVEAGQESSVPGAAFGLFSADFKKNEDLKEMLESNKESQKLEAMKRVVGLIAKGKNASELFPAVVKNVASKNIELKKLVYVYLVRYAEEQQDLALLSISTFQRALKDPNQLIRASALRVLSSIRVSIIVPIVMLAIKEAAADLSPYVRKTSAHAIQKLYSLDPEQKEHLIQVIEKLLKDKSTLVAGSVVMAFEEVCPDRIDLIHKNYRKLCNLLVDVEEWGQVVIISMLTRYARTQFASPWREGAVFVENDDKTFYDSEPEGKKEEAEAKAYAMDPDHRLLLRNTKPLLQSRNTAVVMAVAQLYWHLAPKQEVSVVTKSLVRLLRSHREVQYVVLQNIATMSIQRKGMFEPFMKSFYVRSTDNTHIKTLKLEILTNLANEANISTILREFQTYVKSQDKAFAAATIQAIGRCATNISEVTDTCLNGLVLLLSNRDEGVVAESVVVIRKLLLTQPAQHGDIIKHMAKLFDKITVPMARASILWLMGEYCERVPKIAPDVLRKIAKSFTAEEDIVKLQAVNLAAKLYLTNSKQTKLLTQYILNLGKYDQNYDIRDRTRFIRQLIVPGDKSGALNKYARRILLAPKPAPVLQSAFKDRDRFQLGTLSHSLNSKAAGYQELSDWPAVAPDQSVRNVEVLEPVNEWAPPVGKAKPPKSDDKFYSDEDEQDEASESSSDDSGSSGSSGSSEASESASDKEDESSDESDKSSADSGKSSGESEKSSDGSERRKKSAAKKKTGKAQVEKCHAADSDSEQSGEQTSGSSTRSSSSESGSDSDELSAAKQQMNEVESKAKVQKTAEKEVSLLDLHDFFPAPANTSESSGLSSNLLADLEGLSLSAVSSSSTTTPVTSRSFVPVQSYDLLHHMSGKGLSAKYHFPRRPCLYGSGTVAVQVTLSNCCERPLEEIHVGERGPAGLQIHSFNTIERLDPEASVTVSMGIDFNDSTQAANFQLCTKEERFAVFIQPAVGELLTPCGLSETDFCKEQSQLRGMNETSATVAVATNDMSGQGVARRVLSVANVGAVASSESHLHRFAARTVSSGVLVLVLLDLKEEPGGGAKLTVNTEKSVMASMLLRDLKRALSQA
- the ap3b1a gene encoding AP-3 complex subunit beta-1 isoform X2 yields the protein MDARLLSFRSEAAVAVRSAAVSAEHLQLSLKAHLSQEERTLTLSANKSPADRNEDLKEMLESNKESQKLEAMKRVVGLIAKGKNASELFPAVVKNVASKNIELKKLVYVYLVRYAEEQQDLALLSISTFQRALKDPNQLIRASALRVLSSIRVSIIVPIVMLAIKEAAADLSPYVRKTSAHAIQKLYSLDPEQKEHLIQVIEKLLKDKSTLVAGSVVMAFEEVCPDRIDLIHKNYRKLCNLLVDVEEWGQVVIISMLTRYARTQFASPWREGAVFVENDDKTFYDSEPEGKKEEAEAKAYAMDPDHRLLLRNTKPLLQSRNTAVVMAVAQLYWHLAPKQEVSVVTKSLVRLLRSHREVQYVVLQNIATMSIQRKGMFEPFMKSFYVRSTDNTHIKTLKLEILTNLANEANISTILREFQTYVKSQDKAFAAATIQAIGRCATNISEVTDTCLNGLVLLLSNRDEGVVAESVVVIRKLLLTQPAQHGDIIKHMAKLFDKITVPMARASILWLMGEYCERVPKIAPDVLRKIAKSFTAEEDIVKLQAVNLAAKLYLTNSKQTKLLTQYILNLGKYDQNYDIRDRTRFIRQLIVPGDKSGALNKYARRILLAPKPAPVLQSAFKDRDRFQLGTLSHSLNSKAAGYQELSDWPAVAPDQSVRNVEVLEPVNEWAPPVGKAKPPKSDDKFYSDEDEQDEASESSSDDSGSSGSSGSSEASESASDKEDESSDESDKSSADSGKSSGESEKSSDGSERRKKSAAKKKTGKAQVEKCHAADSDSEQSGEQTSGSSTRSSSSESGSDSDELSAAKQQMNEVESKAKVQKTAEKEVSLLDLHDFFPAPANTSESSGLSSNLLADLEGLSLSAVSSSSTTTPVTSRSFVPVQSYDLLHHMSGKGLSAKYHFPRRPCLYGSGTVAVQVTLSNCCERPLEEIHVGERGPAGLQIHSFNTIERLDPEASVTVSMGIDFNDSTQAANFQLCTKEERFAVFIQPAVGELLTPCGLSETDFCKEQSQLRGMNETSATVAVATNDMSGQGVARRVLSVANVGAVASSESHLHRFAARTVSSGVLVLVLLDLKEEPGGGAKLTVNTEKSVMASMLLRDLKRALSQA
- the LOC119131612 gene encoding cytochrome b-c1 complex subunit 9 yields the protein MALAKSVYNLLFRRTSTFAVTIMVGAVFFERIFDQGGDAIFEQMNRGKLWKHIQHNYESKEE
- the eif2b1 gene encoding translation initiation factor eIF-2B subunit alpha; protein product: MNEQELLEYFRSQLRQDPDVASAVAAIRTLLEFLKRDEGETLQGLRENLTWATDRLTSVDSSVAVSSGGELFLRFISLTSLEHKELSRCKKVMEERGQLFVDKISMSRGKVAKLCHTFIKDGAKILTHSYSRVVLKVLEKAAAEKKRFSVFVTESQPDGAGRLMAKHLSKLNVPVTIILDAAVGYILEKVDQVIVGAEGVVESGGIINKIGTYQMAACAKAHNKAFYVVAESFKFVRLYPLNQQDVPDQFKYKADTLKSSSNLSEEHPLVDYTPPSLITLLFTDLGVLTPSAVSDELIKLYL